The Halanaerobium saccharolyticum subsp. saccharolyticum DSM 6643 DNA window ATTAAGTTTTCGGATCAACACCAGCTTGTTTTAGAAGTTAATGAAACAGAGTCCTTGCAAAATTTTTCTAAAGCTGTTCATCAGACTTTAATTAATAATGGTATTTCGACAATAGAAAATTATGAAGAATGGATGTTTCATATTACAATAATAAGCAATATATTTGCTGAAAACCCTATACCAATGGATGAACTAACAGAAATATGTTTGTTTATGGAAGGGATGTCTAGACCATTAGCTGCTGCAGCTAATAAAATTGAAATATGGCGTCCAACTTTAGATCCAGTAGAAAAAATAATCGCTAGTTTTGATTTAGCTTAGAGTTTTATAGGTTAATTTTATTTGAATAATATAATGGGAGTGATGAATATGGCAAAAGAAATTAAAGCTTTTATCTTTGATCTTGACGGTGTAATTACAGATACAGCAGAATATCATTATAAAAGTTGGCAAAGTTTGGCGGATGAAGAAGACTTGTTTTTTAACCGTGAAGTTAATGAAAAATTACGTGGAGTTTCTAGAATGGCTTCTTTAGAAATAATTTTAGATGGTAAAGAAGTTGATGAAGATACAAAAAAAGAATGGACAGATAGAAAAAATAAATATTATCAAAAATATTTAGAAGAGATAACTAAAGAAAACATTTTAGATGATATGGAAGCTAAATTAGAAAGACTAAAAAATGAGGGCTATAAAATTGCTGTAGGATCATCAAGCAGAAATGCAAGAAAAGTTTTAAAACAGTTAAAAATATATGATATGTTTGATGCGATTTCAGATGGTAATAGTGTAGAAAATGCAAAACCAGCGCCAGATTTATTTCTACATACTGCTAGAAATCTTGGGGTTGAGCCAGAAGAATGTGTTGTTTTAGAAGACGCAGAATCTGGCGTAGAAGCCGCACTAGCTGCTAATATGAAAGCAGTTGGAGTAGGTCCTGAAGCTAGAGTTGGAAAAGCAAACTTAGTTTATGGAAACGTAGATTCCATAGATTTTGATGAAATTTTAGAAAAATTATAAAAAATATTTCAAAAAAAGAAGGAGTTTTAGAGTCTGTAAAGAATATTAATATTAAGAGTCAATTATTACAGACTCTTTTTTATTTAAATCTTCGCAAGCGCTTGCGTAAATTTGATAAGTTATTTACTTGGAGGTTAAAGATGCAAATTACTCTTAAAGATATTGCCAGAATGGCTGATGTAGCAGAATCAACTGTTTCTAGAGCTTTAAATGATAAACCTGGTGTTGGCAAAGATACAAAACGTAAGATTTTAAAGATTGCACAAGAAAATAACTATCGTCCTAATCAACTTGCAAGAGGATTAGCTGCTAACAAAACAAATATGATAGCAGTTATTCTTTCAGAAATGGATAGTCCCGGCAATATTGAGATAGTAAAAAGCATAGAAAAATCTGCTGATGAAAAAGGGTATCAAATAATTCTTTGTAATACAAATAACCAAGAGGAAAAAGAAAAAAATTATCTCTCACTTTTAGAATCAAATCAAGTTGATGGAGCAATTTTTATTGGTGGTAAGCTTGTAGGAAGTCACCTTTTGAGGGCTAGTTTTAGTCCAAAGAATAATATAGTTTTAGTTAATCGTCTTGCAGAAGAAAATTTTTTTACTTCAGTTTTAACTGATTATAGTCAGGGTATTTTTAAAGCTGTAAAACATCTTGTAGGAGAAGGTTTTAAAAATATAGCTCTTATTTGCGGCCACCAAAATGATCTAATTGAAGAAGAAAAAATTAGTGGTTATAAATTAGCTTTAAGGGAGGCTGGTCTAGAAGTTAAGCCAGAACTAATATTCCCAACTAAAGCTGATAGACAGGCGGGTTATGATGTTTTTTTAGATATCATTGAAAAAGATGTTATTCCAGATGCTTTTATTTCAACAAGAGAATTAACAACAATTGGACTTGTAGAGGCCATTAAAATGGGAGGATATTTTATCCCGGATGATTTTGCTGTGGTTGGTTATGGCGATAATATACTGACATCGATAATAGATCCACCACTTACTGTTATAAGTGAACCGGTGGGAAAAATAGCTAATTATTCTTTTGAATTTTTATTAAAATTAATTAATGAAAAAATGAATGAGCAACAAATTGAAGTTTTAACTCCCGAATTAATTATTAGGGAGTCATCAATATCAAAATACAATTAAAATTATGAG harbors:
- a CDS encoding AKAP7-like phosphoesterase domain-containing protein, producing MIKAADLENEYFLVLIPGKELVETASKVQKIVSEHYNLYPDQIYPQLHITIDRIDKNKVAEAKEILSNKIKEFGKIEIEVDRFSCIKFSDQHQLVLEVNETESLQNFSKAVHQTLINNGISTIENYEEWMFHITIISNIFAENPIPMDELTEICLFMEGMSRPLAAAANKIEIWRPTLDPVEKIIASFDLA
- a CDS encoding LacI family DNA-binding transcriptional regulator, which encodes MQITLKDIARMADVAESTVSRALNDKPGVGKDTKRKILKIAQENNYRPNQLARGLAANKTNMIAVILSEMDSPGNIEIVKSIEKSADEKGYQIILCNTNNQEEKEKNYLSLLESNQVDGAIFIGGKLVGSHLLRASFSPKNNIVLVNRLAEENFFTSVLTDYSQGIFKAVKHLVGEGFKNIALICGHQNDLIEEEKISGYKLALREAGLEVKPELIFPTKADRQAGYDVFLDIIEKDVIPDAFISTRELTTIGLVEAIKMGGYFIPDDFAVVGYGDNILTSIIDPPLTVISEPVGKIANYSFEFLLKLINEKMNEQQIEVLTPELIIRESSISKYN
- the pgmB gene encoding beta-phosphoglucomutase, with protein sequence MAKEIKAFIFDLDGVITDTAEYHYKSWQSLADEEDLFFNREVNEKLRGVSRMASLEIILDGKEVDEDTKKEWTDRKNKYYQKYLEEITKENILDDMEAKLERLKNEGYKIAVGSSSRNARKVLKQLKIYDMFDAISDGNSVENAKPAPDLFLHTARNLGVEPEECVVLEDAESGVEAALAANMKAVGVGPEARVGKANLVYGNVDSIDFDEILEKL